The following coding sequences lie in one Rutidosis leptorrhynchoides isolate AG116_Rl617_1_P2 chromosome 4, CSIRO_AGI_Rlap_v1, whole genome shotgun sequence genomic window:
- the LOC139842558 gene encoding uncharacterized protein, translating to MSPSNSTNQRLQILLESAKPFLREEFEKIDPKLPSLIAVLCSTGAGECFHRPGSFLDHLRHVYRIIKLWNSPDSIALCALFHSVYSNSYSNIVLFDPETERDKVRSLIGEEAEILAHLFCVVDRQSLVRTNIIRKFTESELVEFLEASEVSLRKKVNLLIPKNGVIGKHYVTGEEILVSRRMIGVLLFMTLADICEQYFSFQDVLYVNWNGRLEQSGSRYETLYPGNGKPGLWMNSASRMGAVYTLLVREEAISMKESRTGTAVERNEDIELVIPPIFEKCSKILDATDQIKARDLYWEVVYDDGCDEGKKEKDEEKLVKCIELNPFVGEPHVLLGQVYLGKGKFEEGEKEIEKGLSLLLEWGCSWDKRITWEGWVAWSRVMLNKAKDKSWPTTAWGIINLGLVK from the coding sequence ATGTCTCCTTCAAACTCAACTAACCAAAGACTCCAAATCCTTTTGGAATCTGCTAAGCCATTCCTCCGTGAAGAATTCGAAAAAATAGACCCAAAACTTCCGTCCCTAATCGCCGTTTTATGCTCTACGGGTGCAGGAGAATGTTTCCATCGTCCAGGAAGCTTCCTAGACCACCTCCGCCACGTGTACCGCATCATTAAGCTGTGGAACTCCCCTGATTCAATTGCACTTTGCGCCCTGTTTCACTCTGTTTACTCAAACTCTTACAGTAACATTGTCCTATTCGACCCTGAAACCGAAAGGGATAAAGTTCGCAGTCTTATTGGAGAAGAAGCCGAAATATTGGCTCATTTGTTTTGTGTTGTTGATCGCCAGTCTCTTGTCCGTACAAATATCATACGTAAATTTACTGAATCGGAGCTTGTAGAGTTTCTAGAAGCTTCTGAGGTTTCGTTGCGTAAAAAGGTTAACTTACTGATTCCGAAAAATGGGGTGATTGGAAAACATTATGTAACAGGTGAAGAGATTCTGGTTTCAAGAAGAATGATCGGTGTGTTACTTTTTATGACATTAGCCGATATATGTGAACAATATTTCAGTTTTCAGGATGTTTTATATGTAAACTGGAACGGTCGACTTGAACAATCAGGGAGTAGGTATGAAACTTTGTATCCTGGAAATGGAAAACCAGGTTTATGGATGAATTCAGCTTCAAGAATGGGTGCAGTTTACACGCTTTTGGTTCGAGAAGAAGCGATTTCCATGAAAGAAAGTAGGACTGGCACTGCAGTTGAACGCAACGAAGATATCGAACTAGTGATCCCACCTATTTTCGAAAAGTGTAGCAAGATTCTTGACGCAACTGATCAGATTAAGGCCAGGGACTTATACTGGGAGGTGGTTTATGATGATGGGTGTGATGAGGGTAAGAAGGAAAAGGATGAGGAGAAGTTGGTCAAGTGTATTGAGTTGAACCCATTTGTGGGTGAGCCACATGTGTTGTTGGGTCAGGTTTATTTGGGTAAAGGGAAGTTTGAAGAGGGTGAAAAAGAGATTGAAAAGGGTTTGAGTCTGTTGTTGGAATGGGGGTGTTCATGGGACAAAAGGATAACATGGGAAGGGTGGGTAGCTTGGAGTAGGGTAATGTTGAATAAGGCTAAAGATAAATCTTGGCCAACTACTGCTTGGGGTATTATCAATTTGGGGCTTGTTAAGTAG